CGGCCTCGCGGGTCTCCGCAGCGAGTGACATACCCGCTGCTGAGAGTGGAATCGAAAAATACCCCCCGGTTCTGGCTGCAAGGTTTCGGGGAGACAGAGACACTATAGTTCGCCAGCCCCACCTCTCGGCCATGCCTGCGCTCGTCATCGCCGCCCACGGCTCGCATCTCAACCCCGATTCGAGCACGCCGACGTTCGAGCACGCCGACACCATCCGCGAGACGGGTGCGTTCGACGCAGTTCGGGAAGCCTTCTGGAAAGAAGAGCCCCACTTCCGGGAGGTACTGCGGACGCTCGACAGCGACGAGGTCTTCGTCGTCCCGCTATTCGTCAGCGAGGGCTACTTCACCGAGGAGGTCATCCCGCGGGAACTCCGCCTGGAAGAGTGGGGCCCGGAGCTGTGGGACTCCGACGGAACGAGCGCAACCCACGCCACCTGTACCGCGAGCGACACCGGTCAGACCGTCCACTACTGCGGACCCGTCGGCACCCATCGGGCGATGAGCGACGTGATCGTTCGTCGGGCCGAGTCGGTCACCGACGACCCCGACGTGGGCGCCGGATTCGGACTCGCAGTGGTCGGCCACGGGACCGAGCGCAACGAAAACTCCGCGAAGGCCATCGAGTACCACGCCGATCGGATCCGCGAACGCGACCGTTTCGACGAAGTGCGGGCGCTGTTCATGGACGAAGACCCCGAGGTCGACGACGTGACCGACTTCTTCGAGAGCGACGATATCGTGGTGGTCCCGCTGTTCATCGCCGACGGCTATCACACCCAGGAGGACATCCCCGAGGACATGGGCCTCACAGAGGACTACCGGACGGGCTGGGAGACGCCCGCCGAGGTCGACGGCAAGCGCATCTGGTACTCGGGGGCCGTCGGGACCGAGCCGCTGCTGGCCGACGTGATCCTCGAACGGGCGGCTGACGCCGGCGCAGATGTCGAAGATGCGCTGGAGATGGTGCGCAAGCGGACAGGCGGCGCGGCGCTGATCGAGCAGTAACTGTCGAAAGGGTCGCCCTTTAGCCACTCGCGCCCGTGCTCCCGCACATGGACACGTCGCCGTACGAGGCGCTGGCGGAGGCGGCCGCCGACGGAGTCGAGTTCGACGGGCTGGTCGCCACGCGAGAAGGAGGGCAGCTGTTGGTCGAGACGCCCGAGGAGACCCTGACCGCGCCGGTCGAGACGCCACGGTCGGCGCTTGCGGAAGTCGGCGAGTACGTCGAAAACTGGTTCTTCTGGCATCAGGTCGCGCCCCAGGCCGAATCCCGGTGGGCGTTTCTCCGCTGGCTCGAACGGGCCGGCGGTCACGCGGTCCCGGAGCGCTACGACGCACTCGAAGACGGGCTCTCGCGATCGTGGGGTCAGCTCCGCGTCACCGCGACGCTGGACGACGACCAGCGCCGGTACGACCTCCGCCACGAGGCCGACGCCGACCGCGCGGCCGCCGATCTACAGCGCTCCGACGACCCACGAGACGCCCGCGATATCACGAAGCTCGACGCCGACGGGGAGTACCGACCGCTCAAGACCGCGCCGACGCTCCGTTCGGGCTGGGTCTTCCCCGACCTCGACGCCACCGACCTCGTCGCTGCTGTCGATTTCTTCTACCCGGCGACGATCGAGAACTGGCATCGCGAGCGCGAGGGCGACCTCGATATCTCGCACTGGCACGAGACGATGGCCCGCCAGACCGGGATCTACGGCGTGGTCGAAACCTGGGATCGCCAGGAGGGTCACGACCACGTCGAGTGGGTCGCCGAGGCCTGCTGTGACGACTCCCAGTGTCTCAAGCGCCGCGAGTGGGACTACGACGCCGAGACGCCGCTGGAGACGGACGGCGGCTCGGGCGTCTTCCCCTGCCGAGAGCCCTGTTCGATCGTCGTCTCGGCGGCCCGGCAGTGGACCAAACAGGAGGGCAAGCAGGCCCTGACCTACGAGTTCGAACTCACCCCGACCGAGAAGGAGCAGCTCGAAGCGGTCGTCGACGCCGTCGCAGAGGGTCGAATCGACGACATCCGCCCGGCGGACGTCCGCAACGAGGCCAATCAGCTCCGGATTCGGTTCCTCCGGGCGAAACTGTTCGACGACGACGGGAATTTGGGTGGCGTGCAGACCAGCGACGAGTGACCTCGGGAGGAGGCTTCTGTGGAGGGCGCGACCGAGAGAAACTGCGGTGGCCGGGAGGGCGTTTCATCGCCCGACCCGGGGAAGGGCAGGCTTGTGCTCGCGATGCGGTCCCTGGTGGATCGAAAGGGCGAGACTCGCTGGCGCTGAGCGCAGCGAAGAGCGTCGCTGAGGTGGCTCTATTCGACCAAAGGGAGAATATCCACCACAGCGACCGCCAGCGAGTCGAGGGCTTTCCTGCGTTATTCGCGTTGCTGCCTCCGGTTCCTAGCCATCGAGTCGAGGGTGTTCCTGCGTTGATCCCGCTAGAGACGCTGTTTCCTCGCCGTCAGTTCCACCAAAATCCACGAACACAGAGGCTTTACACGCCCGCCAACTACCAGAGAGCAATATGAGCAAGCCGAGCCCCGAAGTCTACGAGCAGGGCAAGGGGATGGACGCCCACAATCAGGTGATGCGGGAGATCCGCGGGCGCAAGGACAAGACCTACGATCCGACCGAGCCCACGCGGGTCTGGATCGACGAAGACAACACGCCCGACGGAGTCTACCAGAGCCTGACGATCATCCTCAACACCGGGGGCTGTCGCTGGGCCCGCGCCGGTGGCTGCACGATGTGTGGCTACGTCGCCGAGAGCGTCGAAGGCGGCACCGTCGCCCACGAGGACCTGATGACCCAGGTCCAGGCCTGCCTCGACCACGAACAGGAGAACGCCGACGAGCAGTCCGGCCTCATCAAGATCTACACCTCCGGTTCCTTCTTGGACGAACGGGAAGTCCCCGCAGAGACGCGCCAGGCCATCGCCGAGACGTTCGGGGATCGAGAGCGGATCGTCGTCGAGTCACTCCCGGATTTCGTCGATCGCGAGAAGATCGGCGACTTCACCGCACAGGGCCTGAACACCGACGTCGCGGTCGGCCTCGAAACCGCCACCGACCGCGTGCGCCACGACTGCGTAAACAAGTACTTCGACTTCGCGGACTTCGAGGACGCCTGCGCGCAAGCCCGTGCAGCCGACGCAGCCGCCGAGGCCGTCGACGTCGGGATCAAAGCGTATCTCCTGATGAAGCCGCCGTTCCTG
The Halapricum salinum genome window above contains:
- a CDS encoding DR2241 family protein, with the translated sequence MDTSPYEALAEAAADGVEFDGLVATREGGQLLVETPEETLTAPVETPRSALAEVGEYVENWFFWHQVAPQAESRWAFLRWLERAGGHAVPERYDALEDGLSRSWGQLRVTATLDDDQRRYDLRHEADADRAAADLQRSDDPRDARDITKLDADGEYRPLKTAPTLRSGWVFPDLDATDLVAAVDFFYPATIENWHREREGDLDISHWHETMARQTGIYGVVETWDRQEGHDHVEWVAEACCDDSQCLKRREWDYDAETPLETDGGSGVFPCREPCSIVVSAARQWTKQEGKQALTYEFELTPTEKEQLEAVVDAVAEGRIDDIRPADVRNEANQLRIRFLRAKLFDDDGNLGGVQTSDE
- a CDS encoding CbiX/SirB N-terminal domain-containing protein, whose protein sequence is MPALVIAAHGSHLNPDSSTPTFEHADTIRETGAFDAVREAFWKEEPHFREVLRTLDSDEVFVVPLFVSEGYFTEEVIPRELRLEEWGPELWDSDGTSATHATCTASDTGQTVHYCGPVGTHRAMSDVIVRRAESVTDDPDVGAGFGLAVVGHGTERNENSAKAIEYHADRIRERDRFDEVRALFMDEDPEVDDVTDFFESDDIVVVPLFIADGYHTQEDIPEDMGLTEDYRTGWETPAEVDGKRIWYSGAVGTEPLLADVILERAADAGADVEDALEMVRKRTGGAALIEQ
- a CDS encoding archaeosine biosynthesis radical SAM protein RaSEA, giving the protein MSKPSPEVYEQGKGMDAHNQVMREIRGRKDKTYDPTEPTRVWIDEDNTPDGVYQSLTIILNTGGCRWARAGGCTMCGYVAESVEGGTVAHEDLMTQVQACLDHEQENADEQSGLIKIYTSGSFLDEREVPAETRQAIAETFGDRERIVVESLPDFVDREKIGDFTAQGLNTDVAVGLETATDRVRHDCVNKYFDFADFEDACAQARAADAAAEAVDVGIKAYLLMKPPFLSESEAIEDMKSSIRRCAAVEGCHTVSMNPTNVQKFTEVEQLYFDDGYRPPWLWSVAEVLESTADEEVIVVSDPVGHGSDRGAHNCGECDDRVQKAIKDFDLRQDESVFEQVTCDCEHTWEVVVERETSYNLPLAR